The genomic window GGGATTCGGCGACCACGTTCACGAGGCCGAATTCGGGGTGGTTGAGGAGCTCGGACTCCTCGCGCTCCTTCACCGCTTCCACGGTGAGGCGCACCTGCTCGCGAAGCTGGTCCACCGCGTTCGAATACAGGTCCGTGACACGCGTATGGGTGTTCAGCACGGTCTGGATCGAACTGAGATGGTACTCGTGGGGATCGTTCTCGTAATCCACGAAAGTGGTCGGCAGCTTGGGTTCGCCATCGTCCACGGTCAGGAGTTCGATGGCGACGCCGCTTTCCTTGCGCTTCACGCGGTTCACGCGATAGACGCCGCCATCGACATCCACCCATGGCAGGAGGATGTGCAGCCAGCGTGGTGTGATGTCATCCCATTGCGGCGGGGTGACGGTGGCGTTCGCAAGATTGCGGGCGGTCTCGGCGCTGAGGCTGAGGCCGGACGGATAATGATTGGAGTGGCTCATGAGCGATGGAAATGATGCTTGAGGTGAAAGATAGGATAAGGATCGCCACGCGCGGGTACACGGCGGTTCCTCACGCTGGAAAGGCATTTGAAATTCCAGTGATGTCCCGGCCAGCCTCCCTGCTTCGGGGTCGGCTGGACCCATCAACCGGGAAAAAGACGCTGCTCACGTGAGCTCTCCAATTCTCCCCGATCCAAAATTGTCGGCGTAGTCTGCATCTGTTAGACGGTTGGGGTCAACGTCAAATTCCTTATCTGACGGGATTCCAACAAATCACACCTATTTTTATCCAACGAAAAAGCCTTCCGGTACGGGACCGGAAGGCTGGTTGAAATCCGCTGGCTCACATCAACTGCGCGCCGGCCTCCGCCAGCTCCGAACGCTCGCCGCGGTTCAGGGCCACGTGGGCGACGAAGGGCTGGCCCTTCAAACGGTTCCGCGTGTAAACGAGACCATTGCTGCGGCTGTCCACATAGGGATTGTCGATCTGCGCCGGGTCCCCCACGAGCACGAGTTTCGAGTCGCGGGACATCCGGGTCACGATGGTCTTCGCCTCCTGCGGAGTGAGCTGCTGGGCTTCGTCCAGAATGAAGAAGCGGTTGGGAATCGAGCGTCCGCGGATGTAGCAAAGCGCCTCGATTTCGAGAATGCCCTGTTCCATGAGAAGCTCGTACGGCTTCTTCGCGGCGACCGGCGGAGCGCCTGTGGCTTTCGCCTGCTGCTTGCGGCGGGGACCCAAGGGGGTGTTCGGGCGCATCAGGAGATCGAGCGCGTCATGGATCGGTTGCAGCCACGGGCGCATTTTCTCATCCAGTGATCCGGGAAGGAAACCCAGTTGATCCCCCATGGCCACCACAGGGCGGCTGACGGTGATGCCGTTGTATTTCCGATTGAACATCTCATGCAGGCCGGCCGCGACCGCGACAAGAGTCTTGCCGGTGCCGGCATGGCCATAACAGGTCACCAGGGAGATGTCCGGGTTCAGCAGGGCGTCGATCAGGCAGCGCTGGCCGAGATTGAGCGGCTTGAGCGACTGGCCGTCCGGGATCTTGAGAACGTCCGGGATCTCCAGCCTCACGAACCTTCCGTCCGCGGTGAGGCGGGCCGGGATGGTTTGTTTCTCCCCCGTTCCCAGCAGCACATATTCATTCACCGCCACACCGGGGAGACGTTCGTCGGAAAGGGTGATCTCACCGGTGCTGGAGAAGCGTTGCAGTTCATTCGGATCCACCTCGATACGACGAACCTCGTAGTTCGAGACCTCGCGGGCGTCCACCTTGTCATTGAGATAGTCCTGGCACTCGATGCCTACGGCCCGCGCCTTGAGCTGCATGTTGATGTCTTTGGTGACGAGCACCACGGGCGCGTCATTGTACTGCATCAGTAGCAAGCTGGCGGCCAGGATACGGTGGTCCACGCGCTCGCGGTCCGGGAAAATGCGGTGGAACCTGTCGAGCATGTCCGAGTTTTTCGGGCAGTTGGAGGGATCGTAGATCACAAGGCGGATGGTGCCGCCGAAGGCGGTGGTGACACCCTGCGTGACCTTGTTCGTGCAGGAGAACATTTCCGTGAGACGGCGGTGGACTCGGCGGGCGTTCGCTCCGCGCTCGCTTTGCTCGGACTTGAATTTGTCCAACTCGGACAGGACATCGACAAGGATGCACAGGTGGTTGTCCTGAAACCGGTCGAGGGCCGCCGGATCGTGCAGCAGGACATTGGTGTCCAATACGAAATTCTTGGCCAACTGCGAGGGGGCCATGAGGCCAAGGTCTGTTGGCTGGGGAGTTTTGCCTGCCGCTCGTTTTTTCCGGGTGCCGCCACCTTCCTCAGGGGCTTCTTCAAACAGTGCGGACTGACCTTCCTCGGTGCGATGGATCATCGGTATGGGTGCTGGGTATTTTGACGGTGGTTGGGATGTGCCTCACACCAGACCGTCGGCCAGCATGCGCAATGCCAAATCGTGACAACGAATCTTTAATCCACTTAATCAAGATAACCTGACTATCGCCGTTATCGTGACGATGGCAACTCAGAAATTCGTTTTTCGGAAATCCCCATGCGGCGCCAGAGGCATTTCAAATTGGAATCGGGAGCGTGAAACCAGCGGTCCTGTCGTCAGATCCGGCAATGACAAGCCTGCATGTGTGACAGTATGTTCTTTTTTACTATCAGTTGGAATATATATCTCTTCCTCATGCTCCTATTATATCAATTTCATCAACTCCGCGCGTTTGATCTTGCCCAATCCGCTGTGTGGGATATCCGATATGAAACGTGCGGATCTCAATCTGCGGAAACCCGCGGCCCGCTTGTCATAAAGTTCCAGCACCGACGCGACGAGCGCGGGGTCCAAGGCTGATTCGAAAACGGGCAGTAACACGTTTCCGGCGCGTTCGTCCGGAACCGCGACGACGGCATAGGTTCCGGGAGACAGCCGGCCACCCGAAAGCTCCGCCAGCTCGCGCTCGATGGATTCCGGATCGACCAGCTCGCCGAGGACCTTCACCCGGTTGTCGGCGCGGCCCATGGGCGTGAGCTGGCGGTCCTCCAGCAGCACGCGGTCGGTCGTCAGGTGCCAGGGCGACGTGCGCGGGGTGAAACAACCATCCCTCACATAACCGGAAAAGAGGGCGGGGCCCGCGATCGAGAGCAATCCTTCCGGCGAGGTCTCCGCCTGCCAGACCGGCAGCAGCGGAATGGGCGCCGATTGGTACGGCATTTCCAGTAGATCAAGCCCCTGGGTGGCGATCTGGGACGCGGCCTCGGACATGCCATAGCTCGCCAGCACCGGCCAGCCGAGATCGCGCGCCGCCCGGCCCGTGGCGGGGTCCAGATGCCCGCCCCCGACGACGATGGCCTTGAGAGCCGGAGGAGCTTCCAGGCCGGCTTTCACCAGATCATGAACCTGTGTCGGAACGAGGGAGGTATGGGTGACACCGGCACGCGCGACCCACCCGCCGAACAATATGGGATTCCAACGTCCGCGGTATGTCTCCATCCCGCATCCCGCGGCATAACTCCGTGCCGCGACGCCGAATCCGCCGACATGGTTGAGAGGCAGAGCCAGCCCCCAGCGGGATTCCTCCGTTACCTGGAGATGCTCGTTCACCGCTCTTGCGGAAACGAGCAGCGCCTGTTTGGAAAGCGCGACCCACTTGGGATTTCCCGAACTCCCGGACGTCTCGAAAAGCACGTGCCCCGCAAGCTCCGCCAGGTCCGGAATCTCCCCGGCGGCGAAGGGCCGCGGATCATTCCAGAAGGCATCACAGGTTAATACAGACGAGTCCATGGCAGGGCGGCGAGAAGATCGTCGAATCCCAGCCCCATGCCATCCGGAATTTTGAAATCCGGCGACCATGGGCCGAGAGCTTCGGAGAATTCGTCAGGTTCGAACAGGTGGTGGGTTTGCAGGCCACACAGTCCGACGAGTCCGGGAAACTGCAATTCCAACCGTGCCGCCTCCCACGCCGCGAACGCCTGGCCCAGCGGATGGTCCATGTAGCTGGTCATGACGACGCGCTGGCTGTGGCTGATGGCGCTTTCGCCCAACAGGAAAGGCTCGTCGATCGCCGGCTTTACGACCATCACCTGCGCGGCGGATGAAAGCGGGGCCGCCTCGCGATCCACCGCCAGCTTCACGCGCGTGGTGCTACGGATTTCCTTCCACGCCGTTTCGGAATACGGACACGGGTCTTCCACGAAATCGATGGCGGCCCGGGCCTTTTCCGTGAGACCTGACAAAAATTCCACCGCGGCGGCAGGGGTGAGGCTTTCATTGAAGTCCAGCCGCCATTGCAGCGATGGATACTCCGCCACCATGTCCTCGAGAAACCTCGCTTCCGATACCAGATCCCTGCCCGTTTTCAATTTGATCACGGTGAAACCCGCGTCCACCGCGAACGCGATTTCCGTGACGTCCCCCTTCGCCAGCGTCGCATGACTGCGGGGCACCTCCATTTCCTCGAACAACGAGTTCTCGAACCCACGGGCGGTGCGGTCGTACTCCGCGCAGCGCAGCGCGCGGCGGACGATGGGCCACCGGCGCGCTCCCGCGAGGTCGGCGAGGCATTTGTCCAATGTCGGATCGCCCAGCTCCGGCCACGGGTGGATACAACCGTAACCACCGTCCACCTGGATCAGCGCGCCTTCGAACTCCCGTCTGTTCGAGATGGAATTGAGAAAGCCCCGCGCCTTCAGACGGTAGCGGGAGACGAGTGGTTTTTGTTCGATCAGATGCATGTCAGCGGGCCATGGCGGCGGCGAAATGAAAGGCGGCGGCGAAAACAATCAACTGCACTCCGCCCAACGCCAGCAACCGGTTGAACGCCGAGGGCGGAAAAGTGAGCACCCCCCAGATGATGCGCAGTCCCAGAAGGAACACCGGCGCGCTCGCGATGGCCAGCGGCGGCTGGCCGAAGGCGATCCACCCGAGGCCGGCAAACACCGCGATTTTCACCTCAAGCCAGATGACCGCCACCGCTGCCTTCGGTCCGAACCGGACAGCGAGCGTTCTTTTTCCCGTACCCGCATCCTCCTCCCGGTCGCGGAGGTTGTTGATGGAGATGAGGATGGCGGACAGCAGGCCGATCTGCAACCCGAGCAAGAGCGCCTCGGGCCGCCATTCGCCGGTCTGGACAAACACCGTGCCGGCCACCGCGACGAAGCCGAAGAAAAGGATCACGAAAATCTCGCCCAACCCACGGTATGCCAGAGGGAAGGGTCCGCCGGTATAGCCATACGCGAGGAACAACGAGGGGATGCCGATCGCGATGATGGGCCAGCCACGCGCCTGGAACAGCACGGCTCCACAGATCACCGCCAGTCCGAGGAATGCCGAGGCGATGCCCATCACCGTGCGCGGCCGCATGAGGCCCGAAGCCGTCACGCGGGTGGGGCCGAGCCGCCGCTCGGTGTCCGCGCCCTTTTCCGCGTCGATGGCGTCATTGAAAAAATTCGTCGCGATCTGGATGGCGACCGAGCCACCGAGCGTGCAGAGCGCCAGCAGCAGGCTGAACTGTCCGGTGATTTTCCAGGCAAGCAC from Luteolibacter yonseiensis includes these protein-coding regions:
- a CDS encoding AMP-binding protein; its protein translation is MDSSVLTCDAFWNDPRPFAAGEIPDLAELAGHVLFETSGSSGNPKWVALSKQALLVSARAVNEHLQVTEESRWGLALPLNHVGGFGVAARSYAAGCGMETYRGRWNPILFGGWVARAGVTHTSLVPTQVHDLVKAGLEAPPALKAIVVGGGHLDPATGRAARDLGWPVLASYGMSEAASQIATQGLDLLEMPYQSAPIPLLPVWQAETSPEGLLSIAGPALFSGYVRDGCFTPRTSPWHLTTDRVLLEDRQLTPMGRADNRVKVLGELVDPESIERELAELSGGRLSPGTYAVVAVPDERAGNVLLPVFESALDPALVASVLELYDKRAAGFRRLRSARFISDIPHSGLGKIKRAELMKLI
- a CDS encoding PhoH family protein → MIHRTEEGQSALFEEAPEEGGGTRKKRAAGKTPQPTDLGLMAPSQLAKNFVLDTNVLLHDPAALDRFQDNHLCILVDVLSELDKFKSEQSERGANARRVHRRLTEMFSCTNKVTQGVTTAFGGTIRLVIYDPSNCPKNSDMLDRFHRIFPDRERVDHRILAASLLLMQYNDAPVVLVTKDINMQLKARAVGIECQDYLNDKVDAREVSNYEVRRIEVDPNELQRFSSTGEITLSDERLPGVAVNEYVLLGTGEKQTIPARLTADGRFVRLEIPDVLKIPDGQSLKPLNLGQRCLIDALLNPDISLVTCYGHAGTGKTLVAVAAGLHEMFNRKYNGITVSRPVVAMGDQLGFLPGSLDEKMRPWLQPIHDALDLLMRPNTPLGPRRKQQAKATGAPPVAAKKPYELLMEQGILEIEALCYIRGRSIPNRFFILDEAQQLTPQEAKTIVTRMSRDSKLVLVGDPAQIDNPYVDSRSNGLVYTRNRLKGQPFVAHVALNRGERSELAEAGAQLM
- a CDS encoding enolase C-terminal domain-like protein; the protein is MHLIEQKPLVSRYRLKARGFLNSISNRREFEGALIQVDGGYGCIHPWPELGDPTLDKCLADLAGARRWPIVRRALRCAEYDRTARGFENSLFEEMEVPRSHATLAKGDVTEIAFAVDAGFTVIKLKTGRDLVSEARFLEDMVAEYPSLQWRLDFNESLTPAAAVEFLSGLTEKARAAIDFVEDPCPYSETAWKEIRSTTRVKLAVDREAAPLSSAAQVMVVKPAIDEPFLLGESAISHSQRVVMTSYMDHPLGQAFAAWEAARLELQFPGLVGLCGLQTHHLFEPDEFSEALGPWSPDFKIPDGMGLGFDDLLAALPWTRLY
- the menA gene encoding 1,4-dihydroxy-2-naphthoate octaprenyltransferase, whose product is MPATLKSCILAARPKTLPAAIVPVWVGCVLAWKITGQFSLLLALCTLGGSVAIQIATNFFNDAIDAEKGADTERRLGPTRVTASGLMRPRTVMGIASAFLGLAVICGAVLFQARGWPIIAIGIPSLFLAYGYTGGPFPLAYRGLGEIFVILFFGFVAVAGTVFVQTGEWRPEALLLGLQIGLLSAILISINNLRDREEDAGTGKRTLAVRFGPKAAVAVIWLEVKIAVFAGLGWIAFGQPPLAIASAPVFLLGLRIIWGVLTFPPSAFNRLLALGGVQLIVFAAAFHFAAAMAR